In a genomic window of Saccharothrix sp. HUAS TT1:
- a CDS encoding PPE domain-containing protein, whose product MGDNKHDGDKGNNGGGQGNDKPTDLGQKVDWMTYSHQQLWDMVNTGVDLKAAGSAQADWATVGKALAEVQELLAKAISQSSQAWTGDSAERARNALESVEKWALNTSEHAENVATCIATEIQHVQTAREMMPPPAPAPPVVTPVADAVASPVATPTPVATPRTSLIADRAVDHSGTLSPTPEVGSVANTRLPATRPHNPFTGIDSIAAPAVGSVVAADATHRQAAEVMAMFQLNSYEVDRTVPSFSPPTNPVAPPPPPAPVITPSPSVGDGPGGAGNQVVVNNNNTAGAANPAANQRPGGTSAQFGRGGFAGGRGGGFGGRAVMPTPVGSAGGGGGGGPVAGPGTATGALGDRGAANPGSVTSQFQAPKSVTPQSGMIGAAPIAAPPPVAGGGGGEKDRNRPGYLEDDDNVFGLDRKAAPPVIGL is encoded by the coding sequence ATGGGCGACAACAAGCACGACGGCGACAAGGGCAACAACGGCGGCGGTCAGGGCAACGACAAGCCCACCGACCTCGGCCAGAAGGTCGACTGGATGACCTACAGCCACCAGCAGCTGTGGGACATGGTCAACACCGGCGTCGACCTCAAGGCCGCGGGCAGCGCCCAGGCCGACTGGGCGACCGTCGGCAAGGCGCTGGCCGAGGTGCAGGAGCTGCTGGCCAAGGCGATCAGCCAGTCCAGCCAGGCGTGGACCGGCGACTCGGCCGAACGCGCCCGCAACGCGCTGGAGTCGGTGGAGAAGTGGGCGCTGAACACCAGCGAGCACGCCGAGAACGTGGCCACCTGCATCGCCACCGAGATCCAGCACGTGCAGACGGCGCGCGAGATGATGCCGCCGCCCGCGCCCGCGCCGCCGGTCGTCACGCCGGTCGCCGACGCGGTCGCGTCCCCGGTCGCCACCCCGACGCCCGTCGCCACGCCCCGCACGTCGTTGATCGCGGACCGCGCGGTCGACCACAGCGGCACGCTGTCCCCGACGCCGGAGGTCGGTTCGGTGGCGAACACCCGGCTGCCGGCCACCCGGCCGCACAACCCGTTCACCGGCATCGACTCCATCGCCGCGCCCGCCGTCGGCTCGGTCGTCGCCGCGGACGCGACGCACCGGCAGGCCGCCGAGGTCATGGCGATGTTCCAGCTGAACTCCTACGAGGTCGACCGGACCGTGCCGTCGTTCAGCCCGCCGACCAACCCGGTCGCGCCGCCGCCACCGCCGGCCCCGGTGATCACGCCGAGCCCGTCCGTCGGCGACGGCCCCGGTGGCGCGGGCAACCAGGTCGTGGTCAACAACAACAACACCGCCGGCGCGGCCAACCCCGCGGCGAACCAGCGTCCCGGCGGCACGTCGGCCCAGTTCGGCCGCGGCGGTTTCGCGGGCGGGCGCGGCGGCGGGTTCGGCGGTCGCGCGGTCATGCCCACCCCGGTCGGCTCGGCCGGTGGTGGTGGTGGTGGTGGTCCGGTGGCCGGTCCCGGCACCGCCACGGGCGCGCTCGGCGACCGCGGCGCGGCCAACCCGGGCAGCGTGACCAGCCAGTTCCAGGCGCCCAAGTCGGTGACGCCGCAGTCCGGCATGATCGGCGCAGCGCCGATCGCCGCGCCGCCGCCCGTCGCCGGTGGTGGCGGTGGTGAGAAGGACCGCAACCGCCCCGGCTACCTGGAGGACGACGACAACGTCTTCGGCCTCGACCGCAAGGCAGCACCCCCGGTGATCGGCCTGTGA
- a CDS encoding ESX secretion-associated protein EspG produces MTERVFRLSEVEFFLLWQAVHRDANPVPLGVRHFGHTQQERARLVETASRDLAARGLGTVQRPDEELYGLLRGLAEFEVGLEVFFTLRGEQARGLATAAWHGAFAGRLGGQVQVAGFRPTALAATTVKTLPPAPPGSGRSVNVRWDDYLAAGRAGEDDGSEGFLDALRAVGLREPEANTLMRAVTTRSGGGQVGVIARNRAGYLHPTGEVLSWLDTADGRYLVRRDGGWLVVAPTDAPRLITAVEALVANASRN; encoded by the coding sequence GTGACCGAACGCGTCTTCCGGCTGAGCGAAGTGGAGTTCTTCCTGCTCTGGCAGGCGGTCCACCGCGACGCCAACCCGGTGCCGCTCGGCGTCCGGCACTTCGGCCACACCCAGCAGGAGCGCGCACGGCTGGTCGAGACCGCGTCCCGCGACCTCGCGGCCCGCGGTCTCGGCACCGTGCAGCGGCCGGACGAGGAGCTGTACGGGCTGCTGCGCGGCCTGGCCGAGTTCGAGGTCGGCCTGGAGGTCTTCTTCACCCTGCGCGGCGAGCAGGCCCGCGGCCTGGCCACCGCCGCGTGGCACGGCGCGTTCGCGGGCCGGCTGGGCGGCCAGGTGCAGGTCGCGGGCTTCCGGCCGACCGCGCTGGCCGCCACCACGGTCAAGACCCTGCCGCCCGCGCCGCCCGGCAGCGGCCGGTCGGTGAACGTGCGCTGGGACGACTACCTGGCCGCCGGCAGGGCGGGCGAGGACGACGGCAGCGAGGGGTTCCTGGACGCGCTGCGCGCCGTCGGCCTGCGCGAACCGGAGGCCAACACCCTGATGCGCGCCGTGACCACCCGCAGCGGCGGCGGCCAGGTCGGCGTGATCGCCCGCAACCGGGCCGGCTACCTGCACCCCACCGGCGAGGTGCTGTCGTGGCTGGACACGGCCGACGGCCGGTACCTGGTCCGGCGGGACGGCGGGTGGCTCGTGGTGGCGCCCACGGACGCGCCGCGGCTGATCACCGCGGTCGAGGCACTGGTGGCGAACGCCTCCCGGAA